In Vibrio sp. FE10, the following are encoded in one genomic region:
- the hutG gene encoding formimidoylglutamase, protein MTQSKSNGIQDNTATVHNFVWTGRNDLEDGALGTRVHHITKQVQHSDLSNELTNSAIALVGFASDAGVARNKGRVGAKQAPNLIRQALANMAWHSNSHIADLGDIECNDGQLEVSQKQCASVIANALSKNKVITLGGGHEVAWASFQGLAEHFHKVENLDKAERLNKDQPVHKPKIGIVNFDAHFDLREFESDIADVKPSSGTPFNQISDYCHKHQWPFQYACLGVSAASNTKALFNKADQLGVWYEHDRNMTQINQVAQLVKLQKFIAECDYLYLTIDLDVFPAATAPGVSAPAARGVSYEALAPFLEHIFKHSEKLIIADIAEYNPDYDIDGQTARLAARLCWDIASAMASD, encoded by the coding sequence ATGACTCAATCTAAATCCAACGGCATCCAAGATAACACAGCAACCGTACATAACTTTGTATGGACAGGGCGTAATGATCTTGAAGATGGCGCACTCGGCACACGCGTACATCACATTACCAAGCAAGTGCAACATAGTGACTTAAGTAACGAGCTTACTAACAGCGCTATCGCTTTGGTCGGCTTTGCCAGCGATGCCGGTGTTGCAAGAAATAAAGGACGAGTGGGTGCGAAACAAGCCCCCAACCTGATTCGCCAAGCTCTGGCTAATATGGCTTGGCACAGTAACTCACACATTGCGGATCTTGGTGATATCGAGTGCAATGATGGTCAACTCGAAGTCAGCCAAAAACAGTGTGCATCTGTGATTGCCAATGCCTTATCAAAAAACAAAGTGATTACCCTTGGCGGTGGTCATGAAGTGGCTTGGGCATCTTTCCAAGGCCTCGCTGAGCATTTTCATAAAGTGGAAAACCTAGATAAAGCAGAACGCCTTAATAAAGATCAGCCAGTACACAAACCTAAGATCGGCATCGTTAACTTTGATGCTCACTTTGATCTTCGTGAATTTGAAAGCGACATCGCCGACGTTAAGCCCAGTTCAGGCACGCCTTTTAACCAGATCAGCGATTACTGCCACAAACATCAATGGCCATTCCAATACGCTTGCCTTGGCGTGAGTGCCGCTAGTAATACCAAAGCGCTGTTCAACAAAGCAGATCAACTAGGCGTTTGGTATGAACACGACCGCAACATGACCCAAATAAACCAAGTCGCTCAACTGGTTAAGTTACAAAAATTCATCGCTGAGTGTGATTACCTCTATCTCACTATCGACCTAGACGTATTCCCAGCAGCGACTGCGCCGGGCGTAAGTGCACCAGCGGCAAGAGGCGTGAGCTATGAAGCACTCGCTCCTTTCCTAGAACATATTTTCAAACACAGTGAAAAACTCATTATCGCGGACATTGCGGAATACAACCCAGACTACGACATCGATGGCCAAACGGCTCGATTGGCGGCACGTTTGTGTTGGGATATAGCAAGTGCAATGGCCAGTGACTAA
- the hutC gene encoding histidine utilization repressor produces the protein MSKAPLYLQIKHFIDENITSGHWPVGYQITTELELTEQFKVSRMTVNKAIRDLVSEGKLIRKPRLGTFVCEPDEKAQSPLLDINNIAQEIKDRGQTYASQVIKHKSIKADESTATRLGVMINAEVFYSEIIHFADNTPIQLEARWVNSQAAPKYLEQDFSTSTPNEYLSKSCPLSAIEHTVEAIIPDLQIRTSLKLSESEPCLLLNRRTWSKERLISFALLYHPGSKYKLSSKILLD, from the coding sequence ATGTCGAAAGCGCCGCTCTACCTTCAGATAAAACATTTCATAGACGAGAATATCACCAGTGGTCACTGGCCAGTGGGTTACCAGATAACCACAGAGCTAGAACTCACTGAACAGTTCAAAGTGAGTCGAATGACCGTAAATAAAGCCATTCGAGATCTGGTGTCTGAAGGCAAACTCATCAGGAAACCAAGGCTGGGTACTTTTGTTTGTGAACCCGACGAAAAAGCACAATCTCCCCTGCTTGATATCAACAATATCGCGCAAGAGATCAAAGACCGAGGCCAAACGTATGCTAGCCAAGTTATCAAGCACAAGAGCATCAAGGCTGATGAAAGCACCGCCACACGGCTAGGCGTGATGATCAATGCCGAAGTATTCTATAGTGAAATCATCCACTTTGCTGACAACACACCGATTCAATTGGAAGCGCGCTGGGTGAATTCTCAAGCCGCTCCAAAATACCTAGAGCAAGACTTTTCAACCTCTACCCCCAATGAATACCTTTCAAAAAGCTGCCCGTTAAGTGCTATCGAGCACACGGTTGAAGCCATTATCCCAGACTTACAAATCAGAACGTCACTAAAGCTTTCTGAATCAGAGCCTTGCCTACTTTTGAATAGAAGAACATGGAGCAAAGAGCGCCTAATCAGCTTTGCATTGCTCTACCATCCTGGTTCTAAGTACAAATTAAGCTCCAAGATACTTCTAGATTAA
- the hutU gene encoding urocanate hydratase, which yields MTEHHNSDPRLDTTREIRAPHGTTLRAKSWLTEAPLRMLMNNLDPDVAEHPHALVVYGGIGRAARDWKCYDKIVEVLERLEDDQTLLVQSGKPVGVFPTHKNAPRVLIANSNLVPHWANWEHFNELDKEGLMMYGQMTAGSWIYIGSQGIVQGTYETFVAIAKKHFQGEASGKWVLTGGLGGMGGAQPLAATMAGFSMIAVECDESRIDYRLRTGYVDKKATSIDEAMAMIKESYSPISVGLLGNAADVFPELVERNITPDVVTDQTSAHDPLNGYLPQGWAMEKAAQERLADEAKVVKAAKQSMAIQVQAMLDLQYRGAATVDYGNNIRQMALEEGVENAFDFPGFVPAYIRPLFCEGIGPFRWAALSGDPEDIYKTDQKVKELIPDNPHLHNWLDMARERIQFQGLPARICWVGLKDRERLGQAFNEMVKNGELKAPVVIGRDHLDSGSVASPNRETEGMMDGSDAVSDWPLLNALLNTAGGATWVSLHHGGGVGMGFSQHSGMVICCDGSEDASQRIARVLHNDPATGVMRHADAGYDIAKQCAKEQKLDLPMLNEELRRL from the coding sequence ATGACGGAACACCACAACAGTGACCCTCGTCTCGACACGACTCGCGAAATTCGCGCACCTCATGGCACCACTTTGCGCGCTAAATCTTGGTTAACAGAAGCACCACTGCGTATGTTGATGAACAACCTAGACCCTGATGTGGCAGAACACCCACATGCACTGGTTGTGTATGGCGGTATCGGTCGCGCGGCGCGTGATTGGAAGTGTTATGACAAGATTGTTGAAGTATTAGAACGTTTAGAAGACGACCAAACGTTACTTGTTCAATCAGGTAAACCTGTGGGCGTGTTCCCGACTCATAAAAACGCACCTCGCGTACTGATCGCGAATTCTAACCTTGTTCCACACTGGGCGAATTGGGAGCACTTCAACGAGCTCGATAAAGAAGGCTTGATGATGTACGGCCAGATGACAGCAGGCAGCTGGATTTACATTGGCTCACAAGGCATCGTTCAAGGTACTTATGAAACGTTTGTCGCTATCGCGAAGAAGCACTTTCAAGGCGAAGCAAGCGGCAAGTGGGTTCTAACGGGTGGTCTTGGCGGCATGGGTGGTGCTCAACCTCTCGCAGCTACAATGGCTGGCTTCTCGATGATTGCGGTTGAATGTGATGAATCACGAATCGATTACCGCCTACGTACGGGCTATGTCGACAAAAAAGCCACCAGCATCGATGAAGCGATGGCAATGATTAAAGAATCATACTCGCCAATCTCTGTTGGCCTATTAGGCAACGCTGCTGACGTATTCCCAGAACTAGTTGAACGCAATATCACGCCTGACGTAGTCACCGACCAAACCTCTGCCCACGATCCGCTGAACGGCTACTTGCCTCAAGGTTGGGCGATGGAAAAAGCGGCTCAAGAACGTTTAGCTGATGAAGCGAAAGTAGTAAAAGCCGCTAAGCAATCTATGGCGATTCAAGTACAAGCTATGCTAGATCTTCAATACCGTGGCGCTGCGACCGTCGACTACGGCAACAACATTCGCCAAATGGCACTTGAAGAGGGTGTGGAAAACGCATTTGATTTCCCAGGTTTCGTTCCTGCTTATATTCGTCCTTTATTCTGTGAAGGCATCGGTCCATTCCGTTGGGCTGCTCTATCTGGCGACCCTGAAGACATCTACAAAACAGACCAAAAAGTAAAAGAACTGATTCCAGACAACCCACATCTACACAACTGGCTAGATATGGCACGTGAACGCATTCAGTTCCAAGGTCTACCCGCTCGTATTTGTTGGGTCGGTTTGAAAGATCGTGAACGTTTAGGCCAAGCATTCAATGAAATGGTTAAAAATGGCGAACTGAAAGCACCGGTTGTTATCGGTCGTGATCACCTAGATTCAGGCTCAGTAGCAAGCCCGAACCGCGAAACAGAAGGAATGATGGATGGATCAGATGCCGTATCAGATTGGCCTCTATTGAACGCTCTGCTAAATACTGCAGGCGGCGCAACATGGGTTTCTCTGCACCACGGCGGCGGCGTTGGCATGGGCTTCTCACAACACTCCGGAATGGTGATTTGTTGTGACGGCAGTGAAGATGCATCACAGCGCATTGCTCGTGTACTTCACAATGATCCGGCCACAGGCGTTATGCGTCATGCTGATGCGGGTTACGATATTGCCAAGCAATGTGCTAAAGAGCAGAAGCTTGATTTACCTATGCTAAACGAAGAACTTCGTCGCCTTTAA
- a CDS encoding sporulation protein — MFKKLKASLGIGAAKVDTVLDNIEVFQGGELSGNVHIVGGDAEQQIDLINLVLNTEVKVETEDSTNYETFSLGRIQAVEPFVIQPGETKLVPFRLKLNDETPVTALNAQMNQCHVWVETNLDIGFAIDPKDRDFISVHPLPTVAKIIQGVEASGMAMVKADVEKGFLKGNSFASRSGCYQEIEFRSGGFMNNKEIELSFIVEGLMVHCLAEIDRSMSFSGDQYISFSLPANAADSDIRNAVSRIMSA, encoded by the coding sequence ATGTTTAAGAAATTAAAGGCCTCGTTGGGCATCGGTGCAGCAAAAGTTGATACCGTCTTAGATAATATTGAAGTTTTCCAAGGTGGAGAGTTGTCTGGCAATGTTCACATTGTTGGCGGCGACGCTGAGCAACAAATTGACCTGATCAACTTGGTTCTCAACACCGAAGTTAAAGTAGAAACGGAAGACAGCACTAACTACGAAACTTTTTCTCTAGGTCGTATTCAAGCCGTAGAGCCTTTCGTTATCCAACCGGGCGAAACCAAACTGGTTCCATTCCGCCTTAAGTTAAATGATGAAACGCCAGTCACCGCGTTGAACGCACAAATGAACCAATGCCATGTGTGGGTCGAAACCAACCTAGATATCGGCTTCGCGATTGATCCTAAAGACCGCGACTTTATCTCAGTACACCCACTGCCAACGGTCGCTAAAATTATCCAAGGTGTCGAAGCATCGGGCATGGCAATGGTGAAAGCTGATGTAGAGAAGGGCTTCTTGAAAGGCAACAGCTTCGCTTCACGTTCGGGTTGTTACCAAGAGATTGAATTTCGTAGCGGCGGCTTTATGAATAATAAAGAGATCGAGCTGTCATTCATCGTTGAAGGTTTAATGGTTCACTGTCTAGCAGAAATCGACCGCTCAATGAGCTTCAGTGGCGACCAATACATCTCATTCAGCTTGCCTGCAAACGCGGCTGACTCAGATATCCGCAACGCTGTATCAAGAATCATGAGTGCGTAG
- the hutH gene encoding histidine ammonia-lyase, which produces MLNLLLKPGLLGLPELRKISRSPVNLSLDPAAIPDIEASMHVVEQVIAEDRTVYGINTGFGLLANTKIAPEDLEVLQKSIVLSHAAGIGKFMSDETVRLMMVLKINSLSRGYSGIRLKVINALIDLVNAQVYPCVPQKGSVGASGDLAPLAHMSTVLLGEGQARHNGKIITGLEAMQIAGLEPITLAPKEGLALLNGTQASTAFALEGLFAAEDLFASATVCGAMSVEAALGSRRPFDPRIHRVRGHRGQMDAALAYRHMLDQKSEIGESHTCCEKVQDPYSLRCQPQVMGACLQQIRNSAETLNIEANAVSDNPLVFADDGDIISGGNFHAEPVAMAADNLALAIAEIGSLSERRMALLIDSALSKLPPFLVDNGGVNSGFMIAQVTSAALASENKTLAHPASIDSLPTSANQEDHVSMATFAARRLRYMAENTRGILAVEYLAAAQGLDFRAPNLSSPRVEEAKQILREKVSFYDKDRYFAPDIEQANLLLKLSVHNHLMPEGTLCSF; this is translated from the coding sequence ATGTTGAATTTATTACTTAAACCAGGACTTCTTGGCCTACCTGAACTTCGTAAGATTAGCCGTAGCCCTGTGAACTTATCACTCGACCCTGCTGCAATCCCAGATATTGAAGCGAGCATGCACGTTGTCGAACAAGTGATTGCTGAAGATCGCACTGTGTATGGTATCAACACGGGTTTTGGCTTGCTAGCAAATACCAAAATTGCGCCTGAAGATCTCGAAGTACTGCAGAAAAGTATCGTACTGTCTCACGCGGCGGGCATTGGCAAATTCATGTCTGATGAAACTGTGCGTTTGATGATGGTGCTCAAGATTAACAGCTTGTCTCGTGGCTATTCAGGTATCCGACTCAAGGTAATCAACGCTCTTATCGATCTAGTGAACGCACAAGTTTACCCATGTGTTCCACAAAAAGGATCAGTTGGTGCATCTGGAGATCTCGCTCCCCTTGCACACATGAGTACAGTTCTACTAGGTGAAGGCCAAGCACGCCACAACGGCAAAATCATCACCGGCTTAGAAGCAATGCAGATCGCTGGCTTAGAGCCAATCACGCTAGCACCTAAAGAAGGTTTAGCTCTGTTAAACGGCACACAAGCATCGACAGCATTTGCATTAGAAGGTTTGTTTGCAGCTGAAGACTTGTTTGCGTCTGCAACCGTATGTGGCGCGATGTCGGTTGAGGCTGCGCTAGGTAGTCGTCGTCCGTTTGACCCTCGTATACACCGCGTTCGTGGTCACCGTGGCCAAATGGATGCAGCACTTGCTTACCGACATATGCTTGATCAAAAGAGTGAAATTGGCGAATCACATACTTGTTGTGAAAAGGTTCAAGACCCTTACTCACTGCGTTGTCAGCCTCAAGTGATGGGTGCGTGTTTACAGCAAATTCGTAACTCAGCAGAAACCTTAAACATTGAAGCAAATGCCGTATCCGACAACCCGCTTGTTTTCGCTGACGATGGCGACATCATTTCTGGTGGTAACTTCCACGCAGAACCCGTCGCAATGGCTGCGGATAACCTTGCACTAGCGATAGCTGAAATCGGTAGCTTGTCAGAGCGTAGAATGGCGTTGTTGATTGATAGTGCGCTAAGCAAACTTCCACCTTTCTTGGTCGATAACGGCGGAGTGAACTCGGGCTTTATGATTGCTCAAGTAACGTCTGCAGCACTCGCTAGTGAGAACAAAACATTGGCTCACCCGGCATCAATAGACAGCCTACCTACTTCTGCAAACCAAGAAGACCACGTATCAATGGCCACCTTTGCCGCTCGTAGGCTTAGATACATGGCTGAAAATACCCGTGGGATATTGGCAGTAGAATATTTAGCAGCAGCACAAGGGCTAGACTTCCGCGCGCCTAATCTATCTTCTCCTCGTGTGGAAGAAGCGAAACAGATTCTGCGTGAAAAAGTCAGCTTCTACGACAAAGACAGATATTTTGCACCGGATATTGAACAAGCGAACTTATTGCTTAAATTATCCGTCCATAATCACCTCATGCCAGAAGGCACTTTGTGTAGCTTTTAA
- the hutI gene encoding imidazolonepropionase, which produces MNLILKNARVVSMSSGASGYQPSSPQDIVIENGKIVSISCSNQSVLASELEQVSVDGSLDYVTYDCKSKLVTPGLIDCHTHLVFAGNRANEFEQRLNGVSYTDIAKQGGGILATVTATRAAQESELVEMALPRLDGLLRSGVTSIEVKSGYGLTLEDELKMLRAAKALENHRRIKITTTLLAAHAVPPEYKEQPDRYIDLVCQEIIPKAAEQGLADAVDVFCESIGFNLEQTERVFAAAQKHGLAIKGHTEQLSNMGSSALAAKYGALSVDHVEYLDETGVKALAESGTVATLLPGAFYFLKETQQPPVALLREHNIPMAIATDLNPGTSPFADLTLMMNMSCTLFGTTPEEALRGVTCNAAAAIGDSQTKGKVEVGYAADLAIWNIDHPSDLSYQVGVPHLHKRIVSGEVCHDSI; this is translated from the coding sequence ATGAATTTGATCCTCAAAAACGCACGAGTGGTCTCCATGAGCTCGGGAGCCAGTGGTTATCAGCCCTCTTCCCCTCAAGATATCGTTATCGAAAACGGTAAGATCGTGTCCATCTCTTGTTCAAACCAAAGCGTGCTTGCTTCTGAATTAGAACAAGTAAGTGTTGATGGTTCTTTGGATTACGTCACCTATGATTGCAAGAGCAAGCTAGTAACACCTGGGTTAATTGATTGCCACACTCATCTCGTATTTGCAGGGAATCGCGCCAACGAGTTTGAACAACGTTTGAATGGTGTTTCTTACACCGACATCGCCAAGCAAGGCGGCGGCATTCTAGCGACAGTCACTGCAACACGCGCAGCACAAGAATCCGAACTGGTTGAAATGGCCTTGCCGAGACTTGATGGTCTACTAAGAAGTGGCGTAACCAGCATCGAAGTAAAATCTGGTTATGGTTTAACACTTGAAGATGAACTCAAGATGTTACGCGCAGCTAAAGCGTTAGAAAATCATCGAAGAATTAAGATCACCACTACTCTCCTTGCAGCACATGCTGTGCCGCCAGAATATAAAGAGCAGCCCGATCGTTATATTGATCTGGTTTGCCAAGAGATCATTCCTAAAGCAGCAGAGCAAGGCCTAGCCGATGCGGTTGACGTGTTCTGCGAATCTATCGGCTTCAACCTAGAACAAACCGAACGTGTATTTGCAGCAGCCCAAAAACATGGGCTCGCGATTAAAGGCCACACAGAACAGCTTTCTAATATGGGTAGCAGTGCGCTTGCAGCGAAATACGGTGCACTCTCTGTTGACCATGTTGAGTACCTTGATGAAACTGGAGTCAAAGCACTGGCTGAATCAGGCACAGTCGCAACATTACTTCCCGGTGCTTTCTATTTCTTGAAAGAGACTCAACAACCGCCCGTTGCCCTACTTCGTGAACACAACATTCCAATGGCGATCGCGACCGACCTAAACCCCGGCACTTCTCCCTTTGCTGATTTAACACTGATGATGAACATGAGCTGCACCCTATTTGGCACAACGCCTGAAGAAGCGCTACGCGGTGTAACTTGTAACGCTGCGGCCGCCATTGGCGACTCACAAACCAAAGGCAAAGTCGAAGTCGGTTATGCCGCTGATTTAGCTATCTGGAATATCGATCACCCTTCCGACTTAAGCTATCAAGTTGGTGTTCCTCATCTTCATAAACGCATTGTTAGTGGCGAGGTATGTCATGACTCAATCTAA
- the thrS gene encoding threonine--tRNA ligase: MPIITLPDGSQRQFDNPVSTLDVALSIGPGLAKATIAGRVDGERVDACDLIENDASLEIITAKDEVDGLEIVRHSCAHLLGHAIKQLFPEAKMAIGPTIDNGFYYDIDLEHSLTQEDLDKIEKRMKELAKTKYQVVKKKVSWQEARDAFEARGETYKIEILDENVSKDDRPGLYHHEEYIDMCRGPHVPHMGFCQHFTLLNVAGAYWRGNSDNKMLQRIYGTAFHDKKALKAHLVRLEEAAKRDHRKIGKHLDLFHMQQEAPGMVFWHHNGWTIFRELEVFIRQKLTEYDYQEVKGPLMMDRVLWERSGHWDKYAEAMFTTSSENREYAIKPMNCPGHVQIFNQGLKSYRDLPLRMAEFGSCHRNEPSGALHGIMRVRGFTQDDAHVFCTEDQVQQEVKACIEMVYDTYTTFGFENIVVKLSTRPEQRVGSDEMWDRAEADLKQALEAMEIAYEIQEGEGAFYGPKIEFTLHDCLDRAWQCGTVQLDFALPERLGATYVGEDNERHTPVMIHRAILGSLERFIGILIEEYAGFFPTWLAPEQAIVMGITDKQSEYVQEIAKKLQKSGFRVKADLRNEKIGFKIREHTLKRVPFMLVCGDQEMEAGEIAVRTRKGKDLGKFKVDDFISYIQAEVSSRKLNLEE, encoded by the coding sequence ATGCCAATTATTACTCTTCCTGACGGTAGTCAGCGTCAATTTGACAACCCTGTATCAACTCTAGATGTTGCCCTATCAATCGGTCCTGGTCTTGCGAAAGCAACCATTGCTGGTCGTGTAGACGGCGAGCGTGTTGATGCTTGTGATCTTATCGAAAACGATGCAAGCCTAGAAATCATCACAGCTAAAGATGAAGTTGATGGCCTTGAGATCGTTCGTCACTCTTGTGCTCACCTTTTAGGTCACGCGATTAAGCAGCTTTTTCCAGAAGCGAAAATGGCGATCGGTCCTACCATCGATAACGGTTTCTACTACGATATCGACCTTGAGCACTCTCTAACGCAAGAAGATCTAGACAAGATTGAAAAGCGCATGAAAGAGCTAGCGAAGACCAAGTATCAGGTTGTTAAGAAGAAAGTTAGCTGGCAGGAAGCGCGTGACGCATTCGAAGCTCGCGGCGAGACTTACAAAATCGAAATCTTGGATGAGAACGTTTCTAAAGACGATCGTCCAGGCCTGTACCATCATGAAGAATACATCGATATGTGTCGTGGTCCACACGTTCCACATATGGGCTTCTGCCAACACTTCACGCTACTTAACGTAGCGGGTGCTTACTGGCGTGGTAACAGTGACAACAAGATGCTTCAACGTATCTACGGCACTGCATTCCACGACAAGAAAGCGCTTAAGGCTCACCTAGTGCGTCTAGAAGAAGCGGCTAAGCGTGATCACCGTAAAATCGGTAAGCACTTAGATCTATTCCACATGCAGCAAGAAGCACCAGGCATGGTGTTCTGGCATCACAACGGTTGGACTATCTTCCGTGAGCTAGAAGTATTTATTCGTCAGAAGCTGACTGAGTACGATTACCAAGAAGTAAAAGGCCCATTAATGATGGACCGTGTTCTTTGGGAACGTTCTGGTCACTGGGATAAGTACGCTGAAGCGATGTTCACGACTTCTTCAGAGAACCGTGAATACGCGATTAAGCCAATGAACTGTCCTGGTCACGTTCAAATCTTCAACCAAGGTTTGAAATCTTACCGTGATCTACCGCTACGTATGGCTGAGTTCGGCTCATGTCACCGTAACGAGCCGTCTGGCGCACTTCACGGCATTATGCGTGTTCGTGGCTTCACTCAAGATGATGCTCACGTATTCTGTACTGAAGACCAAGTTCAGCAAGAAGTTAAAGCTTGTATTGAAATGGTTTACGATACTTACACAACTTTCGGTTTCGAAAACATTGTTGTTAAGCTATCTACTCGTCCAGAACAGCGTGTAGGTTCAGACGAAATGTGGGACCGTGCAGAGGCCGATCTTAAGCAAGCGCTTGAGGCGATGGAGATTGCATACGAGATTCAAGAAGGCGAGGGTGCGTTCTACGGACCTAAGATTGAATTTACTTTGCATGATTGTTTGGACCGCGCATGGCAATGTGGTACAGTGCAGCTCGATTTTGCATTACCAGAACGTTTAGGTGCAACTTACGTAGGTGAAGATAACGAGCGTCACACGCCAGTTATGATTCACCGCGCGATTTTAGGTTCACTAGAACGCTTCATCGGTATTCTTATTGAAGAATACGCTGGCTTCTTCCCAACGTGGTTGGCGCCAGAACAAGCAATTGTTATGGGCATTACAGACAAACAGTCTGAATATGTACAAGAAATTGCGAAAAAACTGCAAAAAAGTGGATTTAGAGTCAAAGCAGACTTGAGAAATGAGAAGATTGGCTTTAAAATCCGCGAACATACTTTGAAACGTGTACCGTTCATGCTTGTGTGTGGTGACCAAGAAATGGAAGCCGGCGAAATTGCAGTACGTACACGTAAAGGTAAGGACCTTGGCAAATTTAAAGTGGATGACTTTATTTCATACATCCAAGCCGAGGTTTCAAGCCGTAAGCTCAATCTGGAGGAATAG
- a CDS encoding DUF3187 family protein → MGKQTTFISLIPPLSLIVAAAMYAPAIWANKDYGPLISYTQSPLQSVRLTPTLRSGFPLEDNKVEVFAAFTAASIWANSHDYHLDYYQNQLQTGLRWQLTKAWQVELNYRWLYAANNHLDKVTINFHDLFDIDQAGRTRKERHQFDIYAPDHDINIRDFSGDTLTSAFTLYTQYQIIDLENHGLSFGVSLYHNNVSHGAFEGSSNEQSAQFNYAYQLDINTFYTSLGFANQSNREIENGFSHKKTTWSWMGGYQLTLFESHELHLEYRWYEGAEDGDTEFSEAANEMMFGYRYLMQRSAVEISIIENIFNMDNSTDVAFQLAYRHHW, encoded by the coding sequence ATGGGAAAACAGACTACTTTTATATCGCTCATCCCACCTTTATCGTTAATAGTAGCCGCAGCTATGTATGCTCCCGCGATATGGGCTAACAAAGATTACGGCCCGCTAATCAGTTATACCCAATCACCATTACAGTCTGTTCGTCTTACTCCAACGCTCCGCTCTGGTTTTCCACTCGAAGATAATAAGGTTGAAGTGTTTGCTGCTTTCACCGCCGCGAGTATCTGGGCTAACTCTCACGACTATCATTTAGACTATTATCAGAACCAACTTCAGACAGGACTACGATGGCAATTGACTAAAGCATGGCAAGTCGAGCTCAATTACCGCTGGTTATACGCCGCCAACAACCACCTAGATAAAGTTACCATTAACTTTCATGACCTATTTGACATCGACCAAGCAGGACGAACTCGTAAAGAGCGACATCAATTTGATATTTACGCACCAGACCACGACATCAATATTAGAGACTTCTCCGGCGACACGCTGACTAGCGCTTTCACCCTCTACACTCAATACCAAATCATAGACCTTGAAAACCACGGTTTATCCTTTGGCGTATCCCTCTATCATAACAATGTCAGTCACGGTGCCTTCGAAGGAAGCAGCAACGAGCAAAGCGCTCAATTCAACTATGCATACCAACTCGACATCAATACCTTTTATACAAGCTTAGGGTTCGCCAATCAGTCTAATCGAGAGATAGAAAATGGCTTTTCACATAAGAAAACGACATGGTCATGGATGGGAGGATATCAACTCACGCTATTTGAAAGTCATGAGTTACACCTAGAATATCGTTGGTATGAAGGCGCAGAAGACGGTGACACTGAGTTTTCAGAAGCCGCGAATGAAATGATGTTTGGGTATCGGTATCTCATGCAACGCTCAGCGGTCGAGATATCCATTATCGAGAACATCTTCAACATGGATAACTCCACCGATGTCGCTTTTCAATTAGCTTATCGTCATCACTGGTAA